The following proteins come from a genomic window of Coffea arabica cultivar ET-39 chromosome 11c, Coffea Arabica ET-39 HiFi, whole genome shotgun sequence:
- the LOC113716578 gene encoding putative 1-phosphatidylinositol-3-phosphate 5-kinase FAB1C isoform X1 gives MGIPDSSLLDLIEKVRSWISLRASDTASLSGRIQMASNGCKFCYECEVDFTESSLKYQCQTCARFLCGRCVQDYGPLDDVLSGHSKSRAGSLVPLKSCKYCSNLSTQPKAGRKYSDKIYPAESPRQSPEPPSPSCDGDRVDGYSLHATSKSSVASFSGHLSPVSVHRSFSRSDEDEGEDFMSNFFSPSSEYCHDTSDIETSNISTRHGFHSFKSVGSSPSDSPSRIHITSNRVGHFVQKQQLGTRRSRSDYCPFYQESMAVLGGPEKGTEDSETADDCVDNLSMFQEQYGKSQKPLDFENDGLIWFPPPPDEENDETENNFFTYDDDDDDDDLGDTNGTFCSSRDVDPKEPLRAVVQGHFRALVSQLLQGEGIKVGKENGSEDWLDKVTALAWQVAKFVKPDTSRGGSMDPVDYVKVKCVASGSPSESTFIKGVVCTKNIKHKRMNSQYKNPRLLLLGGALEFQGVTNQLESFDILRQQEMDHLKMVVSKIQALRTNVLLVEKSVSSYAQEYLLAKDISLVLNVKRPLLERIARCTGAVITPAVDKISTARLGHCELFHLEKVTEEHEPLNHFNKKPSKTLMFFGGCPWRLGCTVLLKGSSREELKKLKQVVRYAVFAAYHLSLETSFLADEGASLPKMGVKPSVAGQERICTENVIATVTNSVVSSHYHEVASAPHIALESDGLHLEPDLQQSFSAHCNSDYDATSAREECRYRNVPLDAHTVYSTSDTGLGHTHSLFPGDTQNHIQEDANSVQEENQAVEVSEVAKLQRADETEESIEFYSAADTNQSILVSFSSRCVLNETVCERSRLLRIKFYGASDKPLGRYLQDDLFDQTTCCQSCKEPTEAHIICYSHQQGNLTINVKRLPSVKLPGEVDGKIWMWHRCLRCAPVEGIPPATHRVVMSDAAWGLSFGKFLELSFSNHATANRVANCGHSLQRDCLRYYGYGSVVAFFRYSPIEILSVHLPPSILDFNASGQDWIRREASELLRKSEALYAEMSGVLHNIEEKLLSFGHEFSGVSELHNHVIELKDLLIKENNSYNSMLRIAEKETLELAEASLDILEINRLRHSLLIGSHVWDRRLFSLNCLLTRSSSSRAPQKSETFVKRSSSEHWEEVVPEVSKFQECPMESVKSEQEETNMLLHRLSISEDSASYEPRREEEMLKDSKNAVNTPALERASTAATALSETIDSAWTGSGQVSGKAQLHNMCQPDGAEDVPFKQINQGEIPPLKRVMSPARVYSFDSAVRLQERISKGLSPSSSHLLMLKSFHASGDYRSMIRDPVANVQRMYSQMLPCDAQKCDLLQNASPTFTSSTSLLSDGARMMIPQNSQNDLVIAVYDDEPTSIISYALSSKEHEEWVSGKPLEPGGSLNAGDLNNDHSTTSNISGWQSFGSLDFDYIHYGSYGSEDASTAVGSIFTDNKTSPHLRISFENKSSNVWGEVKFSVACYFAKQFDALRKKCCPSEVDFIRSLSRCRRWSAQGGKSNVYFAKSLDERFIIKQITKTELESFEEFAPDYFKYLKDSGSPTCLAKVLGMYQVGVKHLKGGKETKMDLMIMENLFFGRKISRVYDLKGSKRSRYNADTTGANKVLLDMNLLETLRTKPIFLGSKAKRSLERAVWNDTSFLASVDVMDYSLLVGIDDENKELVLGIIDFMRQYTWDKHLETWVKASGILGGPRNASPTIISPKQYKKRFRKAMTTYFLTVPDLWSA, from the exons AAGCGATGAAGATGAAGGAGAGGATTTCATGAGTAACTTTTTCAGTCCATCAAGTGAATATTGCCATGACACTTCAGATATAGAGACTAGTAATATTAGCACTAGACATGGCTTTCACAGTTTCAAATCAGTTGGATCAAGTCCTTCTGATAGCCCCTCTAGGATTCATATTACCTCCAATAGAGTTGGGCATTTTGTACAGAAACAGCAGCTAGGAACTCGCAGGTCTCGAAGTGATTATTGTCCCTTTTACCAAGAAAGCATGGCTGTTTTAGGAGGGCCTGAGAAAGGGACAGAGGATTCAGAGACTGCTGATGATTGTGTTGATAATTTGTCAATGTTCCAAGAACAGTATGGTAAGTCACAGAAGCCATTGGATTTTGAAAACGATGGTCTTATTTGGTTTCCCCCTCCACCAGACGAAGAAAATGACGAGACCGAAAATAATTTCTTCACctatgatgatgatgacgatgATGATGACCTTGGGGACACCAACGGGACCTTTTGCTCCAGCAGAGATGTGGATCCTAAGGAACCTCTGAGAGCTGTGGTACAAGGGCATTTTAGGGCTCTTGTGTCGCAGCTACTCCAAGGAGAAGGTATAAAGGTGGGAAAAGAAAATGGTTCTGAAGATTGGCTTGACAAAGTTACAGCACTAGCTTGGCAAGTAGCAAAATTTGTGAAGCCAGATACCAGTAGGGGAGGCAGTATGGATCCTGTTGATTATGTAAAGGTCAAATGTGTAGCATCTGGTAGTCCTAGCGAAAG TACGTTTATCAAAGGAGTGGTTTGTACAAAGAATATTAAACACAAGCGCATGAATTCACAATACAAGAACCCAAGATTACTCCTACTGGGAGGAGCACTGGAGTTCCAAGGAGTTACTAACCAGCTTGAATCGTTTGATATCTTACGCCAACAG GAAATGGATCATCTGAAGATGGTAGTTTCAAAGATACAGGCTCTTCGAACAAATGTGCTACTTGTTGAAAAAAGTGTATCTTCGTACGCCCAAGAATACCTACTGGCAAAGGATATCTCTCTAGTTTTAAATGTCAAAAGGCCACTTTTGGAACGGATAGCTAGGTGCACTGGTGCTGTTATTACTCCAGCTGTTGATAAGATATCCACAGCACGATTAGGACACTGTGAACTCTTTCATTTAGAGAAGGTCACTGAAGAGCATGAGCCTCTCAATCACTTTAACAAGAAGCCATCCAAGACTTTGATGTTTTTTGGGGGTTGTCCATGGCGTTTAGGGTGCACG GTCCTGCTGAAGGGATCATCTCGTGAAGAGTTAAAGAAGTTGAAACAAGTTGTACGTTATGCTGTTTTTGCAGCCTATCATTTGTCTTTGGAAACCTCCTTTCTAGCTGATGAGGGTGCTAGTTTGCCTAAAATGGGAGTTAAACCCTCTGTTGCTGGACAAGAGAGGATATGTACTGAAAATGTTATTGCCACCGTCACTAATTCTGTAGTTTCTAGCCATTACCACGAGGTTGCTAGTGCACCACACATTGCTTTGGAATCTGATGGTCTTCATTTGGAGCCTGACTTGCAGCAATCATTTTCTGCGCATTGTAATTCTGATTATGATGCTACTTCTGCAAGAGAGGAATGTAGATATAGAAATGTTCCTCTTGATGCACACACTGTATACTCAACCTCTGACACAGGGCTTGGCCATACACATTCTTTATTTCCTGGTGACACCCAAAATCATATCCAAGAAGATGCAAATTCAGTTCAAGAGGAGAACCAGGCAGTTGAAGTTTCTGAAGTTGCAAAGCTCCAAAGAGCTGATGAAACTGAAGAGTCAATTGAGTTCTATTCGGCTGCTGATACCAACCAGAGCATATTGGTTTCTTTTTCGAGCCGCTGTGTATTAAATGAAACTGTATGTGAACGTTCTCGACTCCTTCGGATAAAGTTCTATGGTGCTTCTGATAAGCCACTTGGGAGATATCTTCAAGATGATCTGTTTGATCAG ACAACCTGTTGTCAATCATGCAAGGAGCCAACAGAGGCTCATATCATATGTTATAGTCACCAGCAGGGGAATCTTACTATAAATGTTAAGAGACTGCCCTCAGTGAAGCTACCTGGGGAAGTTGACGGGAAGATATGGATGTGGCATCGATGTCTCAGATGTGCACCTGTAGAAGGTATCCCACCAGCAACTCACAGGGTAGTGATGTCTGATGCCGCTTGGGGTCTATCATTTGGGAAATTCTTGGAACTCAGTTTTTCAAATCATGCAACTGCTAATCGTGTTGCAAACTGTGGTCATTCTCTCCAAAGGGACTGCCTGCGGTACTATGG CTATGGGAGTGTGGTTGCATTCTTCCGGTACTCACCTATTGAAATTCTATCTGTGCATTTGCCCCCTTCAATTCTTGACTTTAATGCTTCAGGACAGGACTGGATAAGACGAGAAGCTTCTGAG CTTTTGAGGAAATCAGAAGCCTTGTATGCGGAGATGTCTGGTGTTCTTCATAACATTGAAGAGAAACTTTTATCTTTTGGTCATGAGTTCTCTGGTGTAAGCGAGTTGCACAACCATGTGATTGAGTTGAAAGACCTGCTCATTAAAGAAAACAATTCCTACAAT AGTATGCTTAGAATAGCAGAGAAAGAGACACTTGAACTGGCAGAGGCATCATTAGATATCCTCGAAATTAATCGCTTGAGACATTCCCTCCTTATTGGTTCACATGTATGGGATCGTAGGCTTTTTTCATTGAACTGTCTTCTTACGAGGAGTTCTAGTTCCAGGGCTCCACAAAAAAGTGAAACATTTGTGAAGCGTAGCAGTTCTGAGCATTGGGAAGAAGTTGTGCCTGAAGTTTCCAAGTTTCAGGAATGTCCAATGGAATCCGTGAAGTCTGAGCAAGAGGAGACTAACATGTTGCTGCATAGACTTTCTATATCTGAGGACTCAGCTTCATATGAACCTAGGAGAGAGGAGGAAATGCTTAAAGATAGCAAGAATGCAGTAAATACTCCAGCCCTGGAACGTGCGTCTACGGCTGCAACTGCTCTTTCTGAGACAATAGATTCTGCATGGACTGGTTCTGGTCAGGTTTCTGGGAAAGCTCAGTTGCATAATATGTGTCAGCCTGATGGAGCAGAAGATGTTCCATTTAAGCAAATAAATCAAGGTGAAATCCCTCCTCTTAAACGAGTTATGTCACCAGCTAGAGTTTATTCTTTCGATTCTGCTGTGAGACTTCAAGAAAGGATAAGTAAAGGACTTTCACCATCTTCATCGCATCTGTTGATGCTTAAATCTTTCCATGCTTCTGGAGACTACAGAAGTATGATTAGGGATCCCGTCGCCAATGTTCAGAGGATGTATTCTCAGATGTTACCATGTGATGCCCAGAAGTGTGACCTTTTACAGAATGCCTCACCCACTTTTACCTCTTCTACATCTCTTTTATCTGATGGAGCAAGGATGATGATCCCTCAAAATAGCCAAAATGATCTGGTTATTGCTGTTTATGATGATGAACCAACAAGTATAATATCTTATGCTCTGAGTTCCAAGGAGCATGAAGAATGGGTTAGTGGTAAGCCACTTGAACCTGGAGGAAGCTTGAATGCTGGTGACTTGAATAACGATCATTCAACAACTTCTAACATATCAGGTTGGCAGTCTTTTGGTTCTCTGGACTTCGATTATATCCACTATGGGAGCTATGGCTCTGAAGATGCTTCTACTGCAGTTGGttctatatttactgataacaAGACTTCCCCTCATTTAAGAATTTCTTTTGAGAACAAGTCTTCAAATGTTTGGGGGGAGGTAAAGTTTTCAGTCGCTTGTTACTTTGCAAAGCAGTTTGATGCCCTTAGGAAGAAATGCTGTCCAAGTGAAGTGGATTTCATACGTTCATTAAGTCGCTGTCGGAGATGGAGTGCCCAAGGTGGAAAAAGTAATGTTTACTTTGCCAAGTCTTTGGATGAGCGATTTATCATAAAACAAATTACAAAGACAGAGCTCGAATCTTTTGAGGAATTTGCTCCAGATTATTTTAAATATCTGAAAGATTCAGGGAGTCCAACTTGTCTTGCTAAAGTCCTCGGGATGTACCAG GTTGGTGTCAAACACTTAAAAGGAGGCAAGGAGACAAAAATGGATTTGATGATCATGGAGAACCTTTTCTTTGGAAGAAAAATATCTCGAGTCTATGATCTCAAGGGCTCTAAACGGTCTCGCTATAATGCTGATACAACAGGGGCAAACAAAGTGTTGTTAGACATGAATCTTTTGGAAACACTGCGTACAAAACCAATATTTCTTGGAAGCAAAGCAAAAAGAAGTTTGGAGAGAGCTGTTTGGAATGATACATCTTTTCTAGCG TCTGTTGATGTGATGGACTATTCTTTGCTGGTTGGGATTGATGATGAGAACAAAGAACTGGTCTTAGGGATCATCGATTTCATGAGACAATATACTTGGGACAAACACTTGGAGACATGGGTAAAGGCCTCAGGCATACTTGGTGGACCAAGGAATGCTTCTCCGACAATTATTTCTCCGAAGCAGTACAAGAAAAGATTCAGAAAAGCAATGACAACTTACTTTCTAACAGTACCTGATCTGTGGTCAGCCTGA
- the LOC113716576 gene encoding transcription factor MYB3 has translation MTKPCCDKEDMNKGAWSQQEDQMLTDYIKKHGEGHWRNIPKAAGLLRCGKSCRLRWINYLRPDLKRGNFAEDEEDLIIKLHALLGNRWSLIAGRLPGRTDNEVKNYWNSHLRKKLKSMGIDPKHLRLSHYLARHRIHGFTAGETSSAIKNYQPSPHDQIKSSGIASDQHQVSDAGSCVDDDDSSTILPDLNVDIASDSCLPSGATTEEKKASTSLPSEDAVNEKTKDEQYLTSRQPEQPLSPTLPLFR, from the exons ATGACGAAGCCTTGCTGTGATAAGGAAGACATGAATAAAGGAGCTTGGTCCCAGCAAGAGGATCAGATGCTTACAGATTATATCAAGAAACATGGTGAAGGTCATTGGCGAAACATCCCCAAAGCTGCAG GCCTGCTTCGTTGCGGCAAAAGTTGTAGGCTGAGATGGATAAACTATCTAAGGCCAGACCTTAAAAGAGGCAACTTCGCTGAAGATGAAGAAGACCTTATCATCAAGCTTCATGCACTCCTAGGCAATCG GTGGTCATTGATTGCTGGGAGATTGCCAGGACGGACAgacaatgaagtgaaaaactATTGGAATTCCCATTTGAGAAAAAAGCTAAAAAGCATGGGAATTGATCCAAAGCACCTTCGTCTGAGTCATTATCTTGCCAGGCATCGAATCCATGGCTTTACGGCAGGTGAAACTTCATCAGCCATAAAAAATTACCAACCCTCTCCTCATGATCAAATAAAATCTTCAGGAATTGCAAGTGATCAGCACCAAGTTTCTGATGCTGGAAGTTGTGTAGATGATGATGATTCAAGTACCATTTTGCCTGATCTGAACGTGGATATAGCATCTGACTCTTGTCTTCCTTCAGGAGCTACTACTGAAGAAAAAAAAGCATCGACTTCTCTTCCATCAGAAGATGCAGTTAACGAGAAAACCAAGGATGAACAATATTTAACATCTAGACAACCTGAACAACCTTTATCTCCTACCCTGCCACTTTTTAGATGA
- the LOC113716843 gene encoding U-box domain-containing protein 11 gives MAGGDSTTAVAGDRPLQAPLRLVHDVVRISQAGFSGSFQKDCTNLARRVSLLAHLLEEIKEFKGYDDNGHAGSSSSSSNSSLFDLSLALEAAKRLLLAANTFDPEISSAELAKKFSFQFQCVTWKLEKALASIPYDHFDISEEVQEQVELVRSQLRRATDRYGGPLNSNMLSRALSQPLNRDVDPFHLRNRLIGSLHIANIGNIDHVREKVGSVANIKDSESDDGSVQIVQEQGRRKSLSRSSKICQPKDSETNGIDESCCSTRSPEENKKSDSSVVPDDFLCPISLELMRDPVIVATGQTYERSYIQRWIDCGNTTCPKTQQKLENLKLTPNYALRSLISQWCTEHNVEQPTALTNGRIKKSDGSFRDVSGDIAAIEALVRKLSSRSIEERRAAVVEIRSLSKRSTDNRILIADAGAIPVLVSLLACEDNQTQEHAVTSILNLSIFENNKGLIMLAGAVPSIVQILRAGSMEARENAAATLFSLSLADENKIIIGASGAIPALVDLLQNGSSRGRKDAATALFNLCIYQGNKGRAVRVGIITALLKMLSDTSSGMVDEALTILSVLAGNQEAKAAIVKASTIPVLIDLMRTGLPRNKENAAAILLCLCKRDQDNLACLSRLGAVIPLTELTKNGTERAKRKANSLLEHLRRSNHL, from the exons ATGGCCGGCGGAGACTCCACCACCGCCGTGGCAGGCGACCGCCCTTTACAGGCACCACTTCGGCTGGTTCACGACGTTGTGAGGATCTCTCAGGCCGGCTTCTCAGGTTCTTTTCAGAAAGACTGTACTAATTTGGCGAGGAGAGTCTCGCTCTTGGCTCATTTGCTTGAAGAAATCAAGGAGTTTAAAGGCTATGATGACAATGGTCATGCGggctcctcttcttcttcctccaatTCTTCCCTTTTCGATCTCTCTTTGGCACTTGAAGCTGCTAAAAGGTTGCTTCTTGCTGCGAACACTTTTGATCCCGAGATTTCCTCA GCTGAGTTGGCAAAGAAATTCTCTTTTCAATTCCAATGTGTGACGTGGAAATTGGAAAAAGCTCTAGCAAGCATACCATATGATCATTTTGATATTTCAGAAGAAGTTCAAGAGCAG GTTGAATTGGTTAGGTCGCAGCTGAGAAGAGCCACTGATAGATATGGTGGGCCTTTAAATTCAAATATGTTATCACGGGCATTATCACAACCCTTGAACAGAGATGTTGATCCATTTCATCTAAGGAATAGATTAATTGGAAGCCTTCACATAGCTAATATAGGTAATATTGATCATGTGCGAGAAAAGGTTGGGTCTGTTGCAAACATTAAGGACTCAGAAAGCGATGATGGTTCAGTTCAAATTGTTCAGGAGCAGGGAAGGCGCAAGAGTCTTTCCAGATCATCTAAGATTTGTCAGCCAAAGGATTCCGAGACTAATGGCATTGATGAATCTTGCTGTTCCACCAGGAGCCCAGAAGAGAACAAGAAATCTGATTCTTCTGTAGTTCCGGATGATTTCCTGTGCCCTATATCTCTTGAGTTAATGAGGGATCCTGTTATTGTGGCTACAGGACAG acTTATGAGAGATCATACATCCAAAGATGGATAGATTGCGGAAACACAACTTGTCCAAAAACTCAGCAGAAGCTTGAAAATCTCAAACTTACACCAAACTATGCTTTAAGAAGCCTGATAAGTCAATGGTGTACAGAGCACAATGTAGAGCAACCAACAGCGTTAACAAATGGGAGGATCAAAAAGAGTGATGGGTCATTTCGTGATGTTAGTGGGGACATTGCAGCTATTGAAGCACTTGTCCGCAAGCTCTCAAGCAGGTCCATTGAGGAACGCAGGGCTGCTGTAGTAGAGATTCGATCACTTTCTAAAAGAAGCACAGATAATCGGATCTTGATTGCTGATGCTGGAGCTATTCCTGTCCTTGTTAGTCTGTTGGCATGTGAAGATAATCAAACTCAGGAGCATGCTGTCACTTCTATTCTCAACCTCTCCATATTTGAAAATAACAAGGGGCTTATAATGCTTGCGGGTGCTGTTCCTTCTATTGTTCAGATCCTTAGAGCTGGAAGCATGGAAGCAAGAGAGAATGCAGCAGCAACCCTCTTTAGCTTGTCCCTTGCAGATGAGAATAAAATTATAATTGGCGCATCAGGGGCAATACCGGCTTTGGTAGATTTGCTCCAAAATGGGAGCTCCAGAGGAAGGAAAGATGCTGCCACAGCATTGTTTAATCTGTGTATTTATCAAGGAAATAAAGGCAGGGCTGTTAGGGTTGGCATCATTACAGCATTGCTAAAAATGCTGTCTGACACGAGCAGTGGCATGGTTGATGAAGCTCTGACTATTCTTTCAGTTCTTGCTGGCAACCAAGAAGCTAAGGCTGCCATTGTGAAAGCTAGCACAATTCCTGTGTTGATCGATCTGATGAGGACAGGTCTGCCGCGTAACAAGGAAAATGCAGCTGCTATTCTACTTTGCTTGTGCAAAAGGGATCAAGATAATCTTGCTTGTCTAAGCAGACTTGGCGCGGTTATTCCTCTTACAGAGCTTACCAAGAATGGCACAGAGAGGGCTAAGCGGAAGGCTAATTCATTATTGGAGCACCTTCGCAGGTCTAATCATCTGTAA
- the LOC113716517 gene encoding uncharacterized protein At1g66480, translated as MGNSLGGKRVAKVMKINGETIKLKTPIYAGEVVKDYPGFVLLESEAVKHFGIRAKPLEPQQELKPKGLYFLVELPKFPEENTKGPRRVRSGIQMSAKDRLESLMLARRSVSDLSHLKPASIVLDEQSQESSPNGAMRLKMRLPKAQVQKMMMESKDEAEAAAKIMEFCMANTATAAGGAASSKVHHWKNEHGIVKQGLKPREKRVGFLPFTEGEIQLAVS; from the exons ATGGGCAACAGTTTGGGGGGCAAGAGGGTTGCAAAGGTGATGAAAATCAATGGTGAAACCATCAAGTTGAAGACACCAATCTATGCTGGTGAAGTAGTGAAAGATTATCCAGGCTTTGTTTTACTAGAATCCGAAGCTGTAAAGCATTTTGGTATTCGAGCAAAGCCCTTGGAACCCCAACAAGAGCTGAAACCAAAAGGGCTCTATTTTCTAGTGGAATTGCCCAAGTTTCCTGAAGAGAATACCAAAGGCCCGAGGAGGGTTCGTTCAGGGATTCAAATGAGTGCGAAAGATCGACTCGAAAGCCTGATGTTGGCCAGAAGATCAGTCTCGGATCTCTCACACTTGAAACCAGCCAGCATTGTGCTTGATGAACAGAGTCAGGAAAGCTCTCCCAATGGCGCAATGAGGCTAAAAATGAGGCTTCCCAAGGCTCAAGTGCAGAAAATGATGATGGAGAGCAAGGATGAAGCCGAGGCGGCAGCGAAAATCATGGAATTTTGCATGGCAAACACAGCCACTGCTGCCGGCGGAGCTGCATCTAGCAAGGTGCATCATTGGAAGAATGAACATGGAATTGTTAAACAAGGTCTAAAACCGCGTgag AAACGTGTGGGATTCTTGCCATTCACAGAAGGGGAAATCCAATTGGCAGTGTCTTAA